A segment of the Eptesicus fuscus isolate TK198812 chromosome 9, DD_ASM_mEF_20220401, whole genome shotgun sequence genome:
AAGAAACAAATTTAAGTGTGGTGAGAGTGGACTGGTGAGGATCGGGGAATACCCTTTAAAGAGGgtaatcagggaaggcttctctgaggaggaggaggtttcAGCTagtgaggctggagcccagcgaacagggcaggggtgggagagtggcaagagggagacagaaaggcgAGGTTGGcaggggccggtgctggcaggcTTGGTAAGCTGCGGGAAGCACTTGAATTTTACTTTGAATCAAGGGTTGACAAACTACCGCTGGTGGGCCAGATCTGGCCCAGCATCTGTTttgataaagttttattggcatatGCCCATGCCCACTCATTTACATATCACCTGTGGCAGCTTTTAtgacaacagcagagttgagtagttgcatcAGAGACTGTGGAtcccataaaatatttactactgtAGGTTTGCTAGATAAAATACACGATACCTAGTTAGATTGGGATCTCAGATAAACAATGACGAATGCTTCAGTATTAACAAAGTATGCCCCAAATATTGCGCAGGACATACTTATACTGAATCATTCTttgttgtttacctgaaattcaaattgaacCGGGCAccctacatttttatttgctacatCCGGCAACCCCGCTAGCCCTTTACAGAAGATgcttgccaaccacggctctcaCAGGACAGGAAGTTCCTGAGTTTTAAGTGTGTGGGGGTCACATTACAGGAGCTccagggtccctgggcccggcgtTCTGGGGGGCAGCCGCTAGTCGCTTGACAACTTACGTCTGTGTGctgacttcatttaaaaaaatatatattttattgatttttttacagagaggaagggaaagggatagagagagaaacattgatgagagagaaacatcggtcagctgcctcctgcacccccccactggggatgtgcccagcaaccaaggtacatgcccttaaccggaatcgaacctgggacccttcagtccacaggccgacgctctatccactgagccaaaccggtttcggcctgactTCATTTTTGAGAGCTGAGCGTAGCCCGGTGCTGTGTAAAACAGAAGTGGGTCAGAGCCCTTCGTTCCAGGAAAATACCACGTgtgtctgtctcctccctccttgCAGATTATGTTTGAGTTACTGGATGTCCCGGCCCTCCTCCTGGCTGACCAGATGGAGATGTCCCTGTACGCCTCGGGCTTCCTGACGGGCCTGGTGATCGATTCCGGCTGCGGCCTGACCCGAGTCCAGCCTTTCCACTTGGGCCGCCCCATACGGCACACGGGTAAGACGCTGGAGTTCGCTGGCCAGGATCTCTCCGACTATCTCTTCAAGAGCCTCTTCAAGGAAGACAGCAAGGTGAACAAGCTGTTCCAGCTGCAGACCGTCGACACCATTAAGATGAGAAAATGCTACGTGCCGCAGAACCTGGTGGAGGCGCTGGACTACCGCCAGAACCTGCCCAGTGGCTACGATGATAACAACAGCTACCTGCTCCCAGACGGCACCTCCGTGGAGCTGACCCCCATGCAGCGCCTGGCCCCCGAGATGTTCTTCAGCCCGCAGGTGTTTGACCAGGAGAGGCCCAGCGTCTCCCAGGTTGTGCTGGATTCCATCAAAGCCTGCGACGCCGAactgcagccccagctcctcTCGAACGTGATAGCCTGTGGGGGAAACACCCTCTACCCGGGCTTCACCCGGCGCCTGTTCACGGAGTTGGCCACGCCTTATCCCTCCTGCCCCAACGCCGCCGTGTATAGTAATAGCAAAAGGAACTTCAGCGTCTGGCTGGGGGCGTCTGTTGTGGCTCATCTGTCTACTTACAAGTCTGAGTGGATGACCAGGAAGGAGTACGATGAGAAATAGAAGCTGTGGCCTGTTGGCttgccccgggggtgggggggtgggggggaagggggatgacCCGGCTCTCATCAGATGGGCACTGGTGAATTAATTTCAGTGAAAGGGACTGGGCCGGGGTGGGGTTAGCTGGCACTGGAATTCTGAGCTCATGGGGGATGTTTTTAAGTAAGTTCTGAGGTTTTATCTTCAAAAATGGGATCCAACCCATGGGAGGCCAGGGTGTCTTCCCGGGGAGCCCTCCAGGGGCAGTTTCTCCAGGGGTGGGCTGTTTGTTACTAGGATGGGAGCGACCCGCTGCCATCTCCATGCCTGATAGCCACTTATTGTTCACTGGCGGCTCCCTGGGTTGTCCGTTCTTTTAGTTGAGTAGGTTTTAACTGGGGCAAGAGAGAAGTATTTTGTAGTAGCGGGGCGGGAGCGTGAGGCTGGGGAGAGTGGAAGTTTCTAGTCCTTCGCACTCTGGCCAGGCGGAGTGAGTGCCCTCCCCCGTGGCCTGGGCCTTGTTTTCTAAATGCAAATAAACCACTTGTTTGGAACCGGTGATCACTTCTGTGATGAATGGGGGTCATGTGGGCAGTTCGGTGGGGAGACCTAGGGAGTAGGAGTCTATGAGAaccagggtggggccagggcagCTGTTGGGGAACTCGGGCCCTGTGGCCAGTGGTTACCCCTGCGCAGAATGGGCAAGAGCCTGGAGCCTCTTGTTCTTCCTCTGCCACGTTCTTTCTCTCCATTCATCTCAGATGTTCCAATATTattaccatttaaaatatatttgtgtttatttcagagaggaagggagagggagagagatagaaacatcagtgatgagagaatcattgattggctgcctcctgcatgtcccacaccggggatcgagcccacaaccagggcatgtgccctgactggggattgaactgtgacctcctggttaataggttgacgctcgaccactgagccacaccagccaggtccagATGttccaatattctttttttttattaaatatattttattgattctttacaaagaggaagggagagggatagaaagttagaaacatcgatgagaaacatcaatccgctgcctcatgcacccctcctactggggatgtgcctgcaaccaaggtacatgcccttga
Coding sequences within it:
- the ACTL8 gene encoding actin-like protein 8, translating into MTEKTVVIDHGSGYMKSGFCGWNEPQLVVPSIVNYRPCRENPGPSSARRHLGLGIDILHPDTFSYPIQRGRVLNWEGVEHIWSFVLKKHRVEHEDTPVLVTEAPLRDPMYRKKTLEIMFELLDVPALLLADQMEMSLYASGFLTGLVIDSGCGLTRVQPFHLGRPIRHTGKTLEFAGQDLSDYLFKSLFKEDSKVNKLFQLQTVDTIKMRKCYVPQNLVEALDYRQNLPSGYDDNNSYLLPDGTSVELTPMQRLAPEMFFSPQVFDQERPSVSQVVLDSIKACDAELQPQLLSNVIACGGNTLYPGFTRRLFTELATPYPSCPNAAVYSNSKRNFSVWLGASVVAHLSTYKSEWMTRKEFLEGPREPCALFPLETFIWGRGVAIE